One Nicotiana sylvestris chromosome 12, ASM39365v2, whole genome shotgun sequence genomic window carries:
- the LOC104243505 gene encoding S-adenosylmethionine synthase 2-like: METFLFTSESVNEGHPDKLCDQVSDAILDACLAQDPESKVACETCTKTNMVMVFGEITTKANVDYEKIVRDTCRGIGFTSPDVGLDADNCKVLVNIEQQSPDIAQGVHGHLTKKPEEIGAGDQGHMFGYATDETPELMPLTHVLATQLGAKLTEVRKNKTCPWLRPDGKTQVTVEYKNENGAMVPIRVHTVLISTQHDETVTNEQIARDLKEHVIKPVIPAKYLDEKTIFHLNPSGRFVIGGPHGDAGLTGRKIIIDTYGGWGAHGGGAFSGKDPTKVDRSGAYIVRQAAKSVVAAGLARRCIVQVSYAIGVAEPLSVFVDSYKTGTIPDKDILALIKENFDFRPGMIAISLDLKRGGNFRYQKTAAYGHFGRDDPDFTWETVKALKPKA; encoded by the coding sequence ATGGAAACTTTCTTGTTTACCTCAGAATCAGTCAACGAAGGCCATCCCGACAAGCTCTGTGACCAAGTCTCAGATGCCATTCTTGATGCTTGCCTTGCTCAAGATCCTGAGAGCAAGGTTGCATGTGAAACCTGCACAAAGACAAACATGGTCATGGTCTTTGGTGAGATCACAACCAAAGCCAATGTAGACTATGAGAAGATAGTCCGTGATACTTGCAGAGGCATTGGGTTCACCTCACCAGATGTCGGCCTTGATGCTGACAACTGCAAGGTCCTTGTCAACATCGAGCAGCAGAGCCCTGACATTGCCCAAGGAGTTCATGGTCATCTTACAAAGAAACCGGAGGAAATTGGAGCTGGTGACCAAGGTCACATGTTTGGCTATGCCACCGATGAAACTCCTGAGCTCATGCCCCTTACTCACGTTTTGGCTACTCAGCTTGGTGCCAAGCTTACTGAAGTGAGGAAGAACAAGACTTGCCCATGGCTCAGACCAGATGGCAAGACACAAGTTACAGTTGAGTACAAGAATGAGAATGGTGCAATGGTTCCTATTAGAGTTCACACCGTTCTCATCTCAACTCAACATGATGAAACTGTCACAAATGAGCAGATTGCCCGGGACTTGAAAGAGCATGTGATCAAGCCGGTGATCCCAGCTAAGTACCTTGATGAGAAAACCATCTTCCACCTCAACCCATCAGGTCGCTTTGTGATTGGTGGTCCCCATGGAGATGCTGGACTCACTGGCAGGAAAATCATCATTGACACCTATGGAGGATGGGGCGCTCATGGTGGAGGCGCGTTCTCAGGAAAGGATCCTACTAAGGTGGATAGAAGTGGTGCTTATATTGTTAGACAGGCAGCAAAGAGTGTGGTTGCTGCAGGACTTGCTCGCCGCTGTATTGTCCAAGTTTCTTATGCAATTGGTGTGGCAGAACCACTCTCCGTGTTTGTTGACAGTTACAAAACCGGAACCATTCCAGATAAGGATATTTTGGCTTTGATCAAGGAGAACTTTGACTTCAGGCCTGGAATGATTGCAATTAGTCTTGACTTGAAGAGAGGAGGTAACTTCAGGTACCAGAAGACTGCTGCTTATGGTCACTTCGGCCGTGATGACCCTGATTTCACCTGGGAGACTGTCAAGGCCCTCAAGCCTAAAGCTTGA